A region of Moorena producens PAL-8-15-08-1 DNA encodes the following proteins:
- a CDS encoding acyl-CoA dehydrogenase family protein, which produces MQVSKRYPDNDQQSLLETAESYLRESVAPLASEIDSAPEVLREALKGMSVRTLLGLRIPKSWGGLEVSSTIFGYFQQLVARYSGALAFLQMQHQSAGAMIAYSENESLKQQYLPKLAQGQVLVGIGFSQVRRTGNPLVKAIPVDGGYQISGKVPWVTGFSLFQEFVIGAVLPDGRELYGMVPLTPICQDAGGTITFSKPMALGAMQSTNTVSATLMDWLLPEERVVSIAKAGAIHGNDQKKVLSAGFLALGCAQAGLDIVEAAAKTKQLDFLYNAFESLNGELIRCQTAMLEAAQGDSQTFEQRLQLRTWAINLAGRCAQAAVTVSSGAANYKHHAAQRVYREALVFTVSGQTTAMMEGTLARLVNVSCG; this is translated from the coding sequence ATGCAGGTGAGCAAACGGTATCCCGATAATGACCAACAAAGCCTATTAGAGACAGCAGAGTCTTATCTAAGGGAATCCGTTGCTCCCTTGGCTTCAGAAATTGATAGTGCTCCTGAGGTCTTACGAGAGGCTCTCAAGGGGATGAGCGTTCGCACTTTGCTAGGGCTAAGGATTCCCAAATCCTGGGGAGGTCTCGAAGTTAGTAGCACAATCTTTGGCTACTTCCAGCAACTGGTAGCACGGTATTCTGGTGCTTTGGCATTCTTGCAAATGCAACACCAGAGTGCTGGAGCAATGATCGCCTACTCTGAGAATGAATCGTTGAAGCAGCAGTATCTTCCTAAATTAGCCCAGGGTCAAGTGCTAGTTGGTATCGGTTTTTCCCAAGTGCGACGAACAGGTAACCCACTGGTGAAAGCTATTCCGGTAGATGGTGGATATCAGATCAGTGGAAAAGTGCCTTGGGTTACTGGGTTTAGCTTGTTTCAAGAGTTTGTCATTGGTGCAGTATTGCCTGATGGTCGAGAACTTTACGGTATGGTGCCATTGACTCCAATCTGCCAAGATGCAGGTGGTACTATTACCTTTAGCAAACCAATGGCACTGGGGGCGATGCAATCCACCAATACCGTTAGTGCTACCCTTATGGATTGGTTATTACCCGAAGAACGTGTGGTCTCGATTGCTAAAGCAGGTGCAATTCACGGAAATGACCAGAAAAAAGTTTTGTCTGCTGGTTTTTTGGCCCTAGGATGTGCCCAAGCTGGACTGGACATTGTAGAAGCGGCGGCCAAAACCAAGCAACTGGATTTTCTATACAATGCTTTTGAATCCCTCAACGGGGAATTGATTCGCTGCCAGACAGCTATGCTCGAAGCAGCACAAGGGGATTCTCAGACGTTTGAACAACGGCTACAACTGAGGACTTGGGCAATTAATTTAGCAGGAAGATGTGCTCAAGCAGCGGTTACTGTGTCTAGTGGTGCTGCTAACTACAAACACCATGCTGCCCAGCGAGTCTATCGGGAAGCTTTGGTATTCACTGTATCTGGTCAAACCACCGCTATGATGGAGGGAACTCTGGCTCGGTTGGTAAATGTTTCCTGTGGGTGA